A stretch of the Uranotaenia lowii strain MFRU-FL chromosome 3, ASM2978415v1, whole genome shotgun sequence genome encodes the following:
- the LOC129751984 gene encoding uncharacterized protein LOC129751984 has translation MAACERIRFWALGSLLLMSLFLTEISCEKLVKNDVQPVEGRLQSYDSYWYNDVYYWWPWFNDMATVIMIKLKIAIGLAAIYAFGDGYYWKKFKGSKHEGEEILARYPWTNQNYYIEETVAPKKCFWDFLKGWGHRYARSLQNQEPDFADWMFNVMGVPEGDCRKRIVCELDFDAGRNRSAGSKFEYDLFKNYRAKIPSRREDCETTFNRCRLVKNSKNKT, from the exons ATGGCCGCTTGCGAACGGATTCGGTTTTGGGCATTGGGGAGTTTGTTGCTGATGAGTTTATTTCTGACGGAAATAAGCTGCGAGAAATTGGTCAAGAATGACGTACAGCCTGTGGAAGGCCGACTGCAGTCCTACGATTCGTACTGGTACAATGATGTCTATTACT GGTGGCCGTGGTTCAACGACATGGCAACGGTAATAATGATCAAGCTGAAGATCGCTATCGGATTGGCAGCCATATACGCCTTCGGAGATGGGTACTATTGGAAGAAGTTCAAAGGCAGCAAACACGAGGGTGAGGAGATCCTTGCAAGATACCCGTGgaccaatcaaaattattacatCGAGGAAACGGTTGCTCCGAAAAAATGCTTCTGGGATTTTCTGAAAGGTTGGGGACATCGATACGCTCGGTCTTTGCAGAATCAGGAGCCGGATTTTGCAGATTGGATGTTCAATGTGATGGGTGTACCCGAGGGTGACTGCCGGAAGCGGATTGTTTGTGAGCTGGATTTTGATGCCGGCAGGAATCGTTCGGCGGGATCCAAATTTGAAtatgatttgtttaaaaattatagaGCGAAAATTCCATCCAGAAGAGAAGACTGTGAAACTACTTTTAACCGATGTCGATTggtgaaaaatagtaaaaataaaacatag